Genomic segment of Paenibacillus polymyxa:
GGACATAAACATTCTCCTTCCAAATGTGTGATAAAAGGGGTAGCTAAGGGTGATAGACAATAAAAAAACCCAAACCAGCCTGTATACACTTACAGTGTAAACAAGCCAATTCAGGTTATGCCCTATCGGTAACATCCCATGAAAAGGTTATACGTATTTGATTGAAACTCTAACAAAGATTTGGGAACCTGTCAAATTCATTTGATATAATAACACGCAATTAACAAACCAACAACATTATTTTAATCGCCTATTGGGTAATGAAAAGAACCATGAAAGATACCTCAGATAAACGACTTTGCGAAATCTACTCAGTCGCTAATTAAAATATTTTGTTGCAAGAAATTTAGAAAATCCCTTTGCATAGAGCCAAGAGGTATAATTTTTTTGATTATCTTGAACCTCCAATGCTGTCCTTTACTGTTAAATGACCATATTGCAGAAGACAGATATATGGAATGATATTTTTGTTCTTGTAAATCAGCTACTTCAAATTCAACTTTTTGTACTACTTTAGTGGAAAATAGATTCAGGAAAAGGATAATAATTTTATCATTATTTAGGAGTAATATAGCTCGACTTGTCCAAGCCGAAAGGCTTTGAGGAGTTGAATAGCAGATAAGCATGTTAGGTTCTCTATGCGATTCAGTTAGCTTATTAATAGTTTTTTTGTTAATGAATATCATAATCAAATACCTTTCTATTTGGATGTTCAAATAAAATAGCATTTTAAAGAATATCTTTCAAAATTCCAATTGTTTATGATAAGAGCAAATATATTATATACTCCCATAAGTAAACTATTTATATTATATAATACCACAAGTAAACTATTCCAAGAAAGGCTACATACTCTATTAAGATGGTTACTATATAAACCGCAATTTAAGATCATAACCTAAACCAGTAGATGACCAATTTTTCCCAGTAGTTGTTTATGGGATGCAAGAGCAGGTATTAAACTTTTTTATATGCTTTTAGCCTCAGCTACGAATTCGTGAGTAATGAAACCGACTAGAAAGGTTAACAACGCATAAAAGACCGCTATTCTCGAGTATCGTTTGTCCTTTCCCTTTGCCTACGATTTGCAGAACGTATGGGATCGGCACGTTGATCGCCGAAGTCCGCAAACTGAACAGGCACCTGGCATTTTCGCCACCTCACATAATGGACGCCTCATTGCCGTCCGTAAGTCGGATCGGCATGGAGCGTGCGTGCTCCGGTCAGCCGCCTTGACAATCCTCATCCTATATAAGTTTCTCCAACTACCAGTTTCGTTCTTTCGTTAACTTGACTCCCATCACCCTTTATTTACAATAACCTTCTTTATGGTGATAATTCCAGCTCACCCTACTAGTCATTGAAAGATAATACCCTTTAACGGCATACAGTGGCGAAACCCGCCACACGCCAAAATTCGAGCAGCTTTTCCTTTGAACCAAGCTACTGGAAAATATGATCACTTTATCATTCGGTGCAAGATTCTTGCTCCATACTAACGGGAGTCTGTCAAAGGAAATATTTAATGAACTCGGAATATGTCCAGTCGAATATTTACTGACATCCCTGACATCTAGAATCTTCACATTTGCAAGCGGTGATGAGATAGGTCCCAATCTTCAAAACTCACATTAGTAAGGGATCGTAGAGGCCACGATTGTATTATTAACCATAAACTAAACAGTCCAATTGAAATGACGAATCACTGTCATCATACTATACTTCCTCCATCCTAAGCTCAGCAGATATTAAGATATATGCGCAAGCTCATTTATTGGAATTATTCGAGATCCTATTATTTCGAGACGTACTACATTCAATTTAGATGACCATAATAACTCCATTCGCCATGCTCAGGACGGGAAAAAATCTATTGACTTGTTTAACCATCGATAGAGAGAAAGTAACAAGCAGCGAAATGAGCAAGAATGGAATTCCAAGACCCAACGTATATACCGCTAACTGCCCTATCCCTTGGTACAATGATTCGGACGACCCTGCCAAAACAAGTATCGAGGAAAGTGCGAGCCCCACACATGGCGTCCAGCCCGCCCCAATTTCCAATCCAAGGATAAATGAACCAAGCCAGCCACCGTATTTTTTTTCCGTTTCCCAACTGCTTAGAACTCATTAAAAACTTGAGTTTGAGTATCCCCATCATTTGTAGGCCAAACACCACAATCAATAGTCCGCCAACCTTCTCAATCAGATCCTTGCGTAAGGAGACAAAATTACCTATAGCGGAGGCAGTAGCCCCATGATCACAAAGATAACACTAAATCACAAGGATGAAGCCCAATGAACGTACGACCAGAATTTTACGATTCACGACAAAGCGACCCCTGCAATCATCGTATCGGATATATGTGAAACATACGCCGGCCGGAGAGGGAATACGTAAGGCGACAAAAACGAGAGTACGCCTGCTGCAAATACTACTAATAACGTTATCTCCTCCAACTTCTCCCCTCCTCATTAAATCAGAGTATCGCTCGCAAACAGTATTGCAATTTTATCTTATTATTTTTATCAGAATAATGGACTAAACTTGACTTCGTCTCTACACATGTTAAAATTCTATTCATCAATTGATATAGTACTTATTATGAAAGATTGTTGGTTTCATAGTTTTTTTCAGTGTATGGAGAAGCATTTTTGATTTGCTATATTGGTCAAAACATATAGTGTAGGATCCTTAACATATTTCACCAAGTTGAAGTGAGGTTATAAATGAATGGAAGAGATGCTAAAGTGTGCAAAGCTTTTCAAGGAAGATCTATATAAGCAACTGGCTAGAATAGGTAAATGTCTATCAAGTGACAAACGTCTTGAAATCTTGAATGTACTATCACAAAGTCCCAGAACAGTGGAGAAATTAGCCGCATGTACAGAAATGAATATAGCTAATGTTTCTCGTCATCTACAGGTCTTACTGGACGCTAAGCTTGTTAAGTTCACAAAGAAAGGAACTTACGCCATATACTCACTAGCAGATCCTGAGATCACTGACTTCCTCTCTTCACTATGGAAGATTAGTGAGAAGCAAATTCCTGATATCAGGAGAATGAAAGATGACTTTTTAAACAACTTGAATGACATCCATACCCTATCCATGGATGAAGTAAAGAAAAAACTAGATGAAAACTCCATTATCTTAGTTGACTTACGCCCCAAAGAAGAGTTTGAAACAGGACATATTCAAGGAGCAATTTCAATGCCGATGGAAGATCTAGACGTATTAATGGGAGAGTTACCGGAGGAAGCTGAAGTGGTCGCTTATTGTAGAGGGCCATTATGCGTTTATTCGGCACTTGCTACGCAAAAATTGCAAGTTGAGGGATTCAAGGCGTATCGTATGGAAGACGGAGTGAATGAGTGGCAGGAACATTTTCATATACATTAACCAATCTAAGCCTCATCTAAAAAAGACTTCGAAGCCCACATAT
This window contains:
- a CDS encoding rhodanese-like domain-containing protein yields the protein MKILDVRDVSKYSTGHIPSSLNISFDRLPLVWSKNLAPNDKVIIFSSSLVQRKSCSNFGVWRVSPLYAVKGYYLSMTSRVSWNYHHKEGYCK
- a CDS encoding cytochrome c biogenesis protein CcdA, whose amino-acid sequence is MEEITLLVVFAAGVLSFLSPYVFPLRPAYVSHISDTMIAGVALS
- a CDS encoding ArsR/SmtB family transcription factor: MEEMLKCAKLFKEDLYKQLARIGKCLSSDKRLEILNVLSQSPRTVEKLAACTEMNIANVSRHLQVLLDAKLVKFTKKGTYAIYSLADPEITDFLSSLWKISEKQIPDIRRMKDDFLNNLNDIHTLSMDEVKKKLDENSIILVDLRPKEEFETGHIQGAISMPMEDLDVLMGELPEEAEVVAYCRGPLCVYSALATQKLQVEGFKAYRMEDGVNEWQEHFHIH